A single region of the Malus sylvestris chromosome 8, drMalSylv7.2, whole genome shotgun sequence genome encodes:
- the LOC126631903 gene encoding uncharacterized protein LOC126631903 isoform X4 has product MENQGSSICFHRFLGLRIASIRMKICCLREEIFNLEKLGFQEIVNPGSFILSSSPTMVPDPLGIKQNHRHHPTNPLSGISITVHGGSFLWRFS; this is encoded by the exons atggaaaatcaGGGCTCTTCCATTTGCTTCCACAGATTTCTCGGGCTCCGGATCGCTAGCATCCGTATGAAG ATCTGTTGCCTTCGGGAAGAAATTTTTAACCTAGAAAAGCTTGGTTTTCAGGAAATCGTCAATCCT GGCAGCttcattctctcttcttctccaaCCATGGTTCCAGATCCACTGGGCATCAAG CAAAATCACCGCCACCACCCAACAAACCCATTATCTGGAATTTCAATTACTGTGCATGGAGGGAG TTTTCTGTGGAGGTTTAGTTGA
- the LOC126631903 gene encoding uncharacterized protein LOC126631903 isoform X3, translated as MENQGSSICFHRFLGLRIASIRMKEIVNPGSFILSSSPTMVPDPLGIKDVFNDLKNSAALHEHLLIIEHGFMIKLFKRIARERAGGGGGLYSRCI; from the exons atggaaaatcaGGGCTCTTCCATTTGCTTCCACAGATTTCTCGGGCTCCGGATCGCTAGCATCCGTATGAAG GAAATCGTCAATCCT GGCAGCttcattctctcttcttctccaaCCATGGTTCCAGATCCACTGGGCATCAAG GATGTTTTTAATGATTTGAAGAACTCAGCTGCACTGCATGAACATCTGCTGATAAT TGAGCATGGGTTTATGATAAAGCTATTTAAAAGGATAGCTAGAGAGAgagcggggggggggggggggttataTAGTAGGTGTATATAG
- the LOC126631903 gene encoding uncharacterized protein LOC126631903 isoform X1: MENQGSSICFHRFLGLRIASIRMKICCLREEIFNLEKLGFQEIVNPGSFILSSSPTMVPDPLGIKDVFNDLKNSAALHEHLLIIEHGFMIKLFKRIARERAGGGGGLYSRCI; this comes from the exons atggaaaatcaGGGCTCTTCCATTTGCTTCCACAGATTTCTCGGGCTCCGGATCGCTAGCATCCGTATGAAG ATCTGTTGCCTTCGGGAAGAAATTTTTAACCTAGAAAAGCTTGGTTTTCAGGAAATCGTCAATCCT GGCAGCttcattctctcttcttctccaaCCATGGTTCCAGATCCACTGGGCATCAAG GATGTTTTTAATGATTTGAAGAACTCAGCTGCACTGCATGAACATCTGCTGATAAT TGAGCATGGGTTTATGATAAAGCTATTTAAAAGGATAGCTAGAGAGAgagcggggggggggggggggttataTAGTAGGTGTATATAG
- the LOC126631903 gene encoding uncharacterized protein LOC126631903 isoform X2 encodes MENQGSSICFHRFLGLRIASIRMKICCLREEIFNLEKLGFQEIVNPGSFILSSSPTMVPDPLGIKDVFNDLKNSAALHEHLLIMYDLLLMLSSSIKANYTES; translated from the exons atggaaaatcaGGGCTCTTCCATTTGCTTCCACAGATTTCTCGGGCTCCGGATCGCTAGCATCCGTATGAAG ATCTGTTGCCTTCGGGAAGAAATTTTTAACCTAGAAAAGCTTGGTTTTCAGGAAATCGTCAATCCT GGCAGCttcattctctcttcttctccaaCCATGGTTCCAGATCCACTGGGCATCAAG GATGTTTTTAATGATTTGAAGAACTCAGCTGCACTGCATGAACATCTGCTGATAATGTATGACCTTCTTTTGATGCTTTCCAGTTCAATCAAAGCTAATTACACAGAATCATGA
- the LOC126631888 gene encoding uncharacterized protein LOC126631888, protein MSSSNSIDKIMGSSFCTLKRKNMAAVATTLVCVKQVKQEASEEWDESMPLPGDIIEGVYNSESRDNIGDELFVPTKAKAELTSLLAKFSNVDVIWVKVRRGDSTLKLRTGVVAERLSMLHKKYTIKAATDDRHVAVLGDLTSDQFTELQDMSRSLVNVEYRGYNKKGVKYDWKMKVDSHLPDQRCTIVSSILFMPLPGEYCTEATTARCMAWFSAAVASGAPLIFVNIQTEQIVSSDKNNLIGKEMNWNKQQQNHTTTVQIAQGIRLWFMPGVAELLIELIPEPGEARFGLDIKRTEEGLICIHSVAKGSPADRSGLRSLHEEAYASGYQLVISRLEGKSLMPSYVSSAGLIHCCDHTEIKETLHSAIDQMDRVQFHLMAWSNHLLRVAPKSVGVATLRPPSGCCPPRTM, encoded by the exons ATGTCTTCGTCGAATTCGATCGATAAGATAATGGGAAGCAGCTTCTGCACTCTGAAGAGGAAAAATATGGCAGCTGTTGCAACGACGCTGGTTTGCGTGAAGCAAGTGAAGCAAGAGGCGTCGGAAGAGTGGGACGAGAGCATGCCATTGCCCGGGGACATCATTGAAGGGGTTTATAACTCCGAGAGCCGTGACAATATTGGTGACGAGCTTTTCGTGCCTACGAAAGCCAAGGCAGAGCTTACGTCGCTGCTCGCTAAGTTCAGCAATGTGGATGTCATTTGGGTGAAGGTGAGGAGGGGTGATAGCACTCTCAAGCTCCGGACGGGCGTTGTGGCTGAGAGGCTTTCGATGCTTCACAAAAAGTATACGATCAAAGCGGCTACGGATGATAGACATGTTGCAGTTTTGGGGGACTTGACCTCGGATCAATTCACTGAGCTGCAAG ACATGAGCAGGAGTTTGGTGAATGTGGAATACAGGGGATACAACAAAAAGGGAGTTAAATATGACTGGAAGATGAAGGTCGACAGCCACTTGCCCGACCAACGGTGCACGATCGTTAGCTCCATTCTGTTCATGCCGCTGCCAGGCGAGTACTGCACGGAGGCCACAACTGCCCGGTGCATGGCTTGGTTTTCTGCTGCAGTTGCTTCTGGAGCCCCGCTTATTTTTGTTAACATCCAAACAGAACAGATTGTGTCCTCG gataaaaataatttaataggaaaggaaatgaattgGAACAAGCAACAACAAAACCACACAACGACGGTCCAAATCGCGCAGGGCATAAGGCTTTGGTTTATGCCCGGAGTTGCAGAACTGTTGATCGAATTGATACCTGAACCCGGTGAAGCACGGTTTGGATTGGACATCAAACGAACCGAAGAG GGCTTGATTTGCATACACTCGGTAGCAAAAGGTTCGCCCGCAGATCGATCAGGGCTTAGAAGCCTTCATGAGGAAGCATATGCAAGTGGTTACCAGCTTGTGATATCCAGGTTAGAAGGCAAGAGCTTGATGCCTTCATATGTCAGCTCCGCCGGGCTCATACATTGCTGTGATCACACCGAAATTAAAGAGACTCTTCACTCGGCGATCGATCAGATGGACAGAGTTCAGTTCCACCTCATGGCCTGGTCTAACCATTTGCTTCGAGTTGCTCCGAAATCTGTTGGTGTCGCTACGCTCCGGCCGCCGAGCGGATGCTGTCCCCCAAGAACAATGTGA
- the LOC126631890 gene encoding uncharacterized protein LOC126631890: MADPRAVVPYHDPYENGLCSDIINFLYDSEHPILDENVPLPPLDDEGLTCPTNPISLFDEGIQDLDDPLLDQATWDFLNQCTNGGGNVDSQAGPSHIIGESSGTSPPRGDNDEQNQGFGDPVPLSVWPAIPVPFNCSCCQLLREIIHSNGNHVMKFDIHGRFGMISHAILHSFDMKSSDNHQYQMFDFCKKSIEEVKQFLMQYCLERKLEGYIMQRDPMAIFYEALCVGLEWDDILNTNDFTFPPSPLNSGRAGEVEQQQRAADQPEAAEDENERISLAAQRERTANMTLDDLRGYFHLPIQKAARRLKVCPTVVKRICRRNGLNRWPSRKIRSINRQISRLTPSLESDDANTRVHAEAEISRLEREIAELVP; encoded by the exons ATGGCAGATCCTAGGGCTGTTGTACCGTACCATGACCCGTACGAAAATGGCCTGTGTTCCGATATTATTAACTTTCTATATGATTCCGAACATCCGATCCTCGATGAGAACGTACCGTTACCGCCTTTGGACGATGAGGGACTCACTTGCCCTACTAATCCAATTTCTCTGTTTGATGAGGGAATCCAAGACTTGGACGACCCTTTGTTGGATCAAGCAACATGGGATTTCCTCAATCAGTGTACTAATGGCGGAGGGAACGTTGATTCGCAAGCCGGTCCCTCGCATATTATCGGAGAATCGAGTGGTACTAGTCCTCCCAGAGGGGACAACGATGAGCAGAATCAGGGTTTTGGTGATCCCGTGCCGCTTTCGGTTTGGCCTGCGATACCGGTTCCATTTAACTGCAGTTGTTGCCAACTGCTTAGGGAAATCATACACTCCAATG GCAATCATGTCATGAAATTTGACATTCATGGAAGGTTCGGTATGATCAGTCATGCAATTCTCCACAGTTTCGATATGAAATCTTCCGACAATCATCAGTATCAAATGTTTGA TTTTTGCAAGAAAAGCATAGAGGAGGTGAAGCAATTTCTGATGCAGTACTGCctagagagaaagctagagggaTACATTATGCAGCGAGATCCAATGGCAATCTTCTACGAGGCTCTCTGCGTTGGACTCGAGTGGGATGACATTCTAAACACCAATGACTTCACTTTCCCACCATCTCCTCTAAATTCAG gAAGAGCCGGTGAAGTGGAACAACAACAGCGCGCTGCTGATCAACCAGAGGCGGCTGAGGATGAGAACGAGAGGATTTCCCTTGCAGCGCAG AGGGAGAGAACAGCAAACATGACGTTGGACGATCTTCGTGGTTACTTCCATCTTCCGATTCAAAAAGCTGCTAGGAGATTGAAGGTTTGCCCAACTGTTGTGAAAAGGATATGCCGCCGAAACGGATTAAACAGATGGCCCTCTAGAAAG ATTCGAAGCATCAACAGGCAGATTTCTAGGTTGACACCGAGTTTAGAGTCCGACGACGCAAACACGAGGGTTCATGCTGAAGCTGAAATCTCTAGGCTTGAAAGAGAAATAGCTGAACTTGTCCCATAA
- the LOC126631889 gene encoding omega-amidase, chloroplastic-like yields the protein MKAALSTLISSKNLNPHSSSSSSLCRSICLRPKPLSPPPYFLSPIAPSKALTTNIRKSQTRSANFSSVMASVYKPEEARVPPALPLPTPPVTKFKIGLCQLSVTPDKERNIAHARKAIEDAAAKGAQLVLLPEIWNGPYSNDSFPVYAEEIDAGGDASPSTAMLSEVAQRLKITIVGGSIAERSGDRLYNTSCVFGTDGKLLAKHRKIHLFDIDIPGKITFIESKTLTAGQTPTIVDTEVGRIGIGICYDIRFPELAMIYGARGAHLICYPGAFNMTTGPLHWELLQRARATDNQLYVATCSPARDAGAGYVAWGHSTLVGPFGEVLATTEHEEAIIIAEIDYSILELRRTNLPLLKQRRGDLYQLVDVQRLDSQ from the exons ATGAAAGCAGCACTATCAACACTAATCAGCTCCAAGAATCTCAACCCtcactcctcctcctcctcctctctctgcCGCTCCATTTGCCTCCGCCCGAAGCCTCTCTCCCCTCCGCCGTATTTCCTCTCTCCAATCGCACCCTCCAAAGCCCTCACCACCAACATCCGCAAGTCCCAGACCCGCTCTGCAAATTTCTCGTCGGTAATGGCGTCGGTTTACAAGCCCGAAGAAGCCAGGGTCCCGCCTGCCCTTCCCCTGCCCACTCCTCCCGTCACCAAG TTTAAGATTGGGCTGTGTCAGTTGTCTGTGACGCCGGATAAGGAGAGGAACATTGCCCATGCTCGCAAGGCCATCGAGGACGCCGCCGCAAAGGGTGCCCAGCTTGTTCTTCTACCT GAAATTTGGAATGGTCCATATTCAAATGACAGCTTCCCGGTTTATGCTGAGGAAATTGATGCAGGCGGCGATGCATCTCCTTCAACAGCCATGCTGTCTGAAGTTGCTCAACGTTTGAAGATCACCATTGTTGGTGGATCTATAGCGGAGCGTTCTGGGGATCGGTTGTACAATACTTCTTGTGTCTTTGGCACCGATGGAAAGCTGTTAGCTAAACACAGGAAG ATACACCTATTTGATATCGACATCCCGGGGAAGATTACCTTCATTGAATCAAAGACCCTCACAGCAGGGCAGACCCCTACCATTGTGGATACAG AAGTTGGGCGTATTGGCATTGGTATCTGTTATGACATTCGGTTTCCGGAACTAGCAATGATTTATGGAGCAAGAG GTGCTCACTTGATATGCTATCCTGGGGCTTTTAACATGACTACTGGACCGTTGCACTGGGAATTATTGCAGAGGGCAAG GGCTACAGATAACCAG CTGTATGTAGCAACTTGTTCCCCTGCTCGGGATGCTGGAGCCGGTTATGTGGCATGGGGACACTCCACCCTTGTTGGACCA TTTGGAGAAGTACTGGCGACAACAGAACATGAAGAGGCAATAATCATAGCAGAGATTGATTATTCAATTCTTGAGCTTAGAAG GACAAACCTTCCCTTACTGAAGCAAAGACGAGGCGATCTTTACCAATTGGTAGATGTTCAGAGGTTAGATTCTCAATGA
- the LOC126631886 gene encoding protein BIG GRAIN 1-like A produces the protein MSRWENTLREDRYRHEKKNPSFSSSLLDKIYRSIDEGSPRNREDSMFYNDAMPKKQSRSGVKSSRAVEEDEMASLRRACLIEKWMEKKVSQKVGVQRRQHLGELDRKLDRDHDRDLDALFFSSTSSSSDSSSGGFSSSDAESMLGSKSRSSCFAPPWPKAIRTSVSSRSVKTEEKTERKQREVHMFDDYHYSCSSEPTPKLDEGIIKSKSRALKIYNNLRKVKQPLSPGGRVANFLNSIFTAGQTKKTKSTSSIGGYEEASVERKLKSGQDSTCSSASSFSRSCLSKNSPSTREKLRNGVKRSVHFYPVSVIVDEDCRPCGQKRLYEGEDQTLMPVTVPTAWKIGRSPGRKAEEELKLQALEKSRRVKEAGREVLRDSHRNQVKSELVNRDYRDRHDGDDDDAASCSSSDLFELDHLAVIGKERYLEELPVYETTHVRTNRAIANGLIM, from the coding sequence ATGTCGAGGTGGGAAAATACACTGAGAGAAGACAGATACAGGCACGAAAAGAAAAACCCTTCTTTCTCATCCTCTCTCCTTGACAAAATTTACCGTTCGATCGACGAGGGTTCTCCGAGAAACCGCGAGGACTCGATGTTTTACAATGATGCAATGCCCAAGAAACAGAGCAGAAGCGGCGTGAAAAGCAGCAGAGCAGTCGAAGAAGACGAGATGGCGAGCCTCCGCCGAGCTTGTTTGATCGAGAAATGGATGGAAAAGAAGGTCAGTCAGAAGGTCGGAGTACAAAGAAGACAGCATTTGGGTGAATTGGACCGAAAATTAGACCGTGATCACGACCGTGATCTTGATGCTTTGTTTTTCAGCTCCACTTCCAGCTCCTCGGATTCGAGCTCCGGCGGATTCTCCTCCTCGGACGCTGAGTCCATGTTGGGGTCTAAGTCGAGATCCTCTTGTTTTGCCCCGCCGTGGCCGAAGGCGATTCGCACCAGCGTCTCGTCCCGGTCGGTGAAAACAGAGGAAAAAACAGAGAGGAAACAGAGGGAAGTGCACATGTTTGATGACTATCATTACAGTTGCTCCTCGGAGCCGACTCCGAAGCTCGACGAAGGCATAATTAAGTCGAAATCGAGGGCGCTGAAGATTTACAACAATCTAAGGAAGGTGAAACAGCCGCTTTCGCCGGGCGGTCGGGTTGCAAATTTCCTCAATTCAATCTTCACCGCAGGGCAGACCAAGAAAACAAAGAGCACTTCATCAATTGGAGGATACGAGGAAGCGAGTGTGGAGAGGAAACTGAAATCAGGGCAAGACTCGACGTGTTCTTCGGCCTCTTCATTTTCAAGATCATGTTTGAGTAAGAACTCTCCATCTACTCGAGAAAAACTGCGAAACGGGGTTAAAAGATCGGTTCATTTCTATCCGGTGAGTGTGATCGTGGACGAAGATTGCAGGCCATGTGGGCAGAAACGCTTGTACGAAGGGGAGGATCAAACCCTAATGCCGGTCACTGTTCCGACCGCATGGAAAATTGGTCGATCTCCGGGGAGAAAAGCGGAGGAGGAGCTTAAGCTTCAAGCGTTGGAGAAAAGCAGAAGAGTTAAGGAAGCGGGCAGAGAGGTTTTGAGAGATAGCCATCGGAACCAAGTTAAGAGTGAATTAGTGAACAGAGATTATCGTGACCGCCATGATGGTGATGACGATGATGCTGCTAGTTGTTCGAGTTCGGATCTTTTCGAGCTTGATCACCTTGCAGTGATCGGAAAAGAAAGATATCTGGAAGAGCTTCCGGTGTACGAAACCACTCACGTTCGTACAAATCGCGCCATTGCTAATGGCTTAATAATGTAG